A region of the Rickettsiales bacterium Ac37b genome:
CGCAAAATTGCTGTTTCACTGGGAAAAGAGCAACCCAATTTTATTGTTTTGCCTTTTATCTCTATAATTTTGATTTCAATTTCATTATTAATGATAATTGCTTCACCTATTTTTCTAGTAATATATAACATAATAACTACATGTAATTGATCATTATTTTCTGTACTATAACCTTATATGTCATAAGAGCCAAGATTAATTTCAACCGTTTTTACCAATTTTTAATAAATATATGCAATATTCATTATTTGTTTCAATTGATAAAGGGATAATAGCTTGTTAAATTTAGCACATATTATGAATTTTTATGGAACTAGGCATCAAGTTTTAAGCGATAACATTTCACGAGTAAACATGCCTAAAGAAAAGGCTTTCGATTTACCATCTCTGACTTCCGCTACCATGCATAAAAAGCTACCTATGATGGTAACTGAAACTGGGCATATGGCTGGTAATAAAAGCTCACAAAATTTTAAAATTATTCCTATGCCAGATGCCCAAGAATTGACTATGAATGGTAATAATATAAATTTAGAACAACAAACCACTAAACTTGCAGAAAATTCAACAGATTATACTTTAGTTGCAAATATGTATAAAAGGATAAAGGCGTTAAGGAAACTACCATTCTCGAGTAATGTATGAGAAAATTATACCATCTAATATTACTTATTTTATTTCCTAATATTCTTTTTGCTGCAGATCCTTTATTAACCTCTATCCAAGTTTCAGCTTCTGCATTAAAAGCTCAAAGTGCTAGATTAAAAGTAATAGCTCAAAATATTGCAAATGAAGAATCAACAAGCACTACTCAAGGCAAAAATCCTTATCGTAGAAAAACTATTGAATTTAAAAGTAAATTTGATCGCCAGCTCAATGCATCAAAAGTTGTAGTATCTAAATATGGACATGATTACTCAGATTTTAAAAAGATTTTTAATCCTTCACATCCAGCCGCTGACCGAGATGGATACGTACTATATCCTAATGTTTCAAAGATTATTGAAAATGCCGATGCGAAGGAAGCCCAAAGAAGTTATGAAGCTAATTTGGGTACAATTGAAATTTCCAAATCAATGGTGGATAAAACTTTAGATATTCTTAGATAAACAATTTACAGGTTATAAATATGACTGCTAACTTTATAAATGCGACCACTGCCTATAATAAAATTTCTGCCATTAAGCCTTCTTTATCACCTATGAATAGTGAATTACCTAACACAAATAAAGAATTTAATCAGATATTCCAATCTACATTAAATAATCATAATAAAATAGTAAAAGAAGGAATTATCCCTTCCGCAATTTTATACTCTTCCAATACATCTAATAATGATGGTATCATGACCTCTTTAATATCTGTATTTGATAATTTACGTCATAAATTAGAAAAATCTGAAAAAGTGACTAATAAGGCAGCCCTGAAGAAAGCAAACTTAACTGATTTAGTCACAACTGTAAGTGAAGCAGAATTACAATTACAAGAAATTGTATATATACGAGATAAATTAGTAGGTATATATAAAGAAATCATGTCTATGCAGATTTAATTATGGAAACAAATTTACTATTAGATATTTCCAAAGAAGCTATGTTTGTATTATTAAAAGTATCTTTACCAGTTTTAATTATACCGCTGATTGTAGGATTAATTGTATCACTTTTTCAGGCTCTCACACAAATTCAAGAAAACGCCCTTGCTTTTGTACCTAAAATAATAGCTGTAGCTTTTTCTTTAATTATTTTTATGCCCTATATATTAGAAAATTTACAAACATTAGTCTTACATATAAATCAATTAATTATTACTACTAGCTAATATATTATAATTGTAATAATTATTAATAAACAATTTATTATGCTTGACTGCCATAAAATTACCTTTATAATAAAATACTTAAAATAAAACTTATTTAGGAACTACATTCGTGAGTAATTGTCACTTAATATTTTATCATATTTTTGCCATTCTTTACTGGCTCCGCTAGTCGCGGATCAGGTCATTTTTTTCACATATTATTACATTCATATTTATTTTAATTTTATTCTGTAGGAGAAAGTTATGTACTCTTCACGTATAGTAGCATGGTCAGTATGGTTTATTATAGTCAATTAAGTTGAGAATGGCATAGAGAAGCCATAATCAATAGCATCGCTAAGGTTATTAAAATTAGTAATGATAGGTTTGATTTTAGCTTTTAAATGAGCCCAATATTTTTCAATTGGGTTGAGATCAGGAGAGTAAAGTGGTAAGAATAAAAGTTTACAGCCTATATCTTCTATTAAATTCCTAGTTCTAGCTGACTTATGGAACGTTGCATTATCAAGTATTACAACTTGACCAAATCTTAGTTCGGGCACCAAACACTGACTAACCCACTCGTTAAAAACTTCTGTATTACATGTGCCCTTGAAACACATTGGCGCAATAATTTTCTTCCCAACCTTACCTGCAATAAAGCTTTCTCAATCATGTTTTTTACCTGAGATATCACCATAAACTTTACTTCCTCTGAGACTGTATCCCCAAGAATAGTACAAATAGCTATCAATTCCACTCTCATCAATATAAACTATATCTTCCGCTTTATAGTTTGCGATAGCTGCCAAAAATAATTGCCGTTTTGCTTCATCCCGTTCACGATAGAGTGTGGTCTTTTTTTTCGTGTGATCCCCAAAGTCTTGAATGCCAAACAGATAGCAGCTGTAGACACATTAAAAACCTTTGCAAAATCAGATAATAGCCAATTGCTGTTTTTAGACACCTCGTTTAATAATTTGATTGGATCAAGCTTCTTCCATGGCTTAGCTGCTCGTGTGGCTGCTAAATTCCCGGATTTCGATCTCGATAACCATCTATAAATTGTTCTTTCACCTATGCCAAAAATTCTTGCAGCTTCTTCTCTGGTATAACCTTTATTAACATAGTGAATTACTTTTTTACGTAAATCTAAGGAATATGCCATTGCTTCTACTGTTTTGGGTTTATGAGCTTTTTAATATATCATATATCATGTCTTTATCAACTTAATTTACTATATATCGATATTCTATGCATATCAATATATTTTAAGAATCATACCAAATGTTATGATGCATGATTTAATGAATCAATTCAATATAAGTACCACAGTTTTTGGCCAATTTTCAGGCATATACTATATTGGATATGCTTTGATGCATTTACCTATTGCTTTTTTACTTGATCGGTATGGTACAAAACTTGTAATGACTATATGTATATTGTTAACTGTTATAGGATTATTACCTATTATATTTACTAACAATTGGACCCTATTGTTATTAGGAAGAGTTATTATAGGTATAGGATCTTCAGCTGCAATACTTGGTATATTAAAAATTGTTCGTCTAGCATTTGATGAAAAAATGTTTACCTCTATGTTAAGCGCTGCTGTTGTTATAGGGCTTATAGGTGGAATATATGGTAATGGACCTATTCTTTATATGTGTAGTGCACTAGGATATAAAGCAGTAATAGAAATTTTTGCTTTAATAGGTATAATACTTGCTTTCATTACTTATATATTGATACCAAAAGAAAAGCCATACACCAAGGAACAAAGTATCATAGATAATATAAAATCTATTTTTGCTAATTATAAGGTAGTTGCAATATGTTGTTGTGGTGGACTTATGATAGGTCCACTTGAAGGTTTTTCTGATGCTTGGGGTAATGCCTTTTTAACAAACATATATAACTTAGAAGCGAGTACTACTAGCTACCTATTATCAATGATATTTATAGGTATGTTTGTTGGCTTACCGTTACTTAGTTATATTGCCGATAAAACACAAAGTTATTTAGCATCTTCTATCACTGCTGGAGCTTGTATGTTAGCTGTTTTTGGTGCTATATTATCTAAAAGCCTATCCGTAAATGGTATTGCTATAGGATTATTACTTGTTGGAGCTTGTTCAGCTTATCAGAGCCTAATCATTTATAAAGCTTCAACCTATGTTACAGAACATCTCAAAGGTTTAACTAATGGTATAGCTAATATGATAATGATGAGCTTTGGATATGGATTTCATAGCTGTATTGGCGCTGTTACTAACATGTATAGTGCAAGCAGCCATAATTTGATATATGGCGTTAGTATAATACCTATAGCTTTATTTATAGGTGTTATAGGATTATTATTACTTGCACTTCAAGAAAGAAGGATATTAGTAGCAAGTTCTGTATCATAAAACTATAAACTATATAACCTAGAAAAATATTTTTCTAGGTTATATAGAAATAGGTCTGACTAATATGGGACTGTTAACAAAGCCTTTATTAGCAATCTTTTGACCTAATTTTATGGTATATTAAGTTGTACTTGGAACGAGGAGCGATAGAGCGAAGCCTCAATTGGTAGGAGAGCTTTGAATTAACCCTCGTTCTGGATTCAAATCAATTTACTATACCATTTCATTTAAATTATACACCTAGTACATTTGTGATGAACTATAGTAATTTTAGCCAAACATAGTTAAGTCAAATAAAAATACTATACTAGTATGAGCGAGGAAACAGATAGAGCTAAACCTAAAAATATAATAAAAATTAGGTCAAAAGATTGCTAATAAAGGCTTTGTTAACAGTCCCAATAGGGTCATGCTATTTCTTTGTAGCAATATGGTCACTATCAGAATATCCCAATTTGATGAAAATATATACAAAACTGTTTTATTAAGAATATTTCAGAGGAGATACAGAAGTTTATAGCATAAAACTACCCCCTAAAAATAAGAGGTAGTTTTTTATAACAAATTTTAAAGGGCAGCTTTAGCTTGCTCTACCACACTCTTAAAAGCCTCAGGCTCACGTACAGCTAAATCTGCTAATACTTTACGGTCCATTGTAATACCAGATTTATTGATACCATCTATAAAACGGGAATACACTAATCCATATTCACGAACAGCTGCATTAATACGCTGTATCCAAAGCGCACGGAAATCACGCTTACGATTTCTACGATCTCTATAAGCATACCTTAAAGCCTTTTCAACTTTTTCAATTGCAATTCTATAGCAATTCTTAGAACGGCCTCTATAACCTTTAGCTAATTTTAATATTTTTTTATGACGAGCACTTTTAGTTACCCCACGTTTTACACGAGCCATATTTTATCCTCCATAGGGAATAAAATTATTTTTAATGATAGCAGCATCACTAGCACATAAAATAGTAGTACCCCTTTGATTACGTATATGCCTTTTTGATCTCTTGACCATACCATGACGTTTTCCAGCCTGAGCACTTCTTACCTTACCAGAAGCAGTAAGAGAAAATCTCTTTTTTACTCCACTTTTTGTTTTCATTTTAGGCATTTTTATCCCTTATAACAAACATTTTAATTCAGCGTAATACTTTATAAACAAAAATTAAATAAAATTCAAGTAAGAGTTTTATAATATATGCGAATATTTTTTATAAAAATTTTTTAAAAATCGAGTACGCGCTAAAAAATCATTCATATCAAAACATCCTTCATCTTGCAAATAATATTTTATACCAGGAACGATTAAATTACTTCCATGGTTGAGCAGCTGGGTTTCTATAATTTGATTATAACTCTTAAGTACAGCATTATGGACAATGTCATACATTGCTAGAAATGTTGTACTACGACCTTTTCCTGCTGCGCAGTGAAAATGTATTATCGATTTAGAGTTCTTCACTAATTTTACAAATTTTTCTACTACATCGCTAGAAGGATGTTTATGATCAAGTACAGGTAACCTTACATATTCTATACCTAAAGATTCTACCAATTGCTTCTCAGTATGCACCGAATATATTGGAAATTTAATAGCTTCTTCAGTATCTTGTTTATAGAGGGTTATAGTATTAAATTGCTTAATTTCTTCTACTAATTTATTTTCTTGATTAACAATTTCCTCAAGCGTTTTATTAATATTTCCCCAGTTGCATTTGGTTTTAACATGAACAGCCTGACCATTAATAAATAAATGAGTTTCTTGTCTTAAATCTATAATAATAAATTTTTTATTTTTATAATATTTTTTTAATGCCAGTAAAGATTCATAAGAAAATTGTGCACTTGCTGAAACATTATCTATATAACGAAATTTTTCTGGTAACCCTTGAGCAAGATTCTTGGAACTCAGAATCAACTCCCTAGCATCACTTTTCTTGATAAAAGTCATAATTACTATAATTAAAAATATTACTCTCACTCTATACCAAAAATCTTCAAAATAAAATTATATTCCTTAGCAACATCACGATAATAACCAAATCTACCAGATGCTCCTTTATGTCCAGCATCCATCTTTGTTTCTAATAATAATAAATTAGTATCTTGTTTCATTTCTCGTAATTTTGCTACCCACTTAGCGGCTTCCCAATAAGTTACTCTAGGATCGCTTATACCACATGTTACATACATTGCAGGATAGGACTGCGTTTTAACATTATCATAAGGAGAATAAGATTTAATATACTCATAGTAGGCTAAATCTTTAGGATTGCCCCATTCTTTAAACTCTCCTGGCGTTAATGGAAGATTTTCATCATACATAGTATTTAAGACATCCACAAAAGGTACATGCATAATAACTGCCTTATATAAATCTGGCCACTCATTAGCACACACACCCATAAGCATTCCACCAGCACTACCACCAGCTATTACTATATTTTGTTTATGACTGTAATTATGTTTAATCAAATGTTCAGTTACATCTATAAAGTCACTAAAGCTATTCTTTTTATTAAGTAACTTACCAGCTTCATACCAATCATATCCCATATCATCGCCTCCACGTATATGGGCTATTGCATATACAAATCCCCTATCTAATAGTGACAGTCTCTGCGTACTAAAATTAGGAGATATTGATATACCATATGATCCATACCCATATAGATAGAGAGGATTACTACCATCTTTTTTAAATAATTCCTTTTTATACACTAAAGATATTGGTATCTTAGTACCATCTTGTGCAACAGCAAAAATTCTTTCTGATTTATATAAATCCTTATTATAACCACCCAGCACTTCTTGCTCTTTTAAAACAGTAATAGAATCTGTAGCAAAATCATATTCCATCACTGAACTTGGCGTATTTAAAGATGAATAACCATATCTTAATGCTGTGGCATCATAAGTCGTAAACATTATTCCTGCATCATACGTTGGATCCTTAAAAGCAATGGCTTTTTCATTTCTAGTATGCATATCTATAATTTTTATTTGATCTAATCCTTCTTGTATAAATTCAATAGCCACATATCCTTTATATAAGGCAAAGCCAGTTAAATAAATTTTAGGATTAAATGGTATAAGTTCTTGCCAAGTATTTTGTTTGAAATCTGTATTATTATTTGTTATCAATCTAAAATTTTTACCATGATCATTGATACGCAGATAAAATAACTCATTACCATGATCTACCTCATATAGCTGGTCATCTTTCCTTGCTAATATCAATTTAGGAGTCATGGTTTTATCATTCATCTTGATAAACCAAGTTTCATTACTATCTGCACTATGCGTATCAATAAAAATATATTCTTTGTCAGAAGATCTACCCACACTAACAGAAAAACGTGTATCTTCTTCTTTAAAAATCAATTTATCTGTAGTAGTATCTGTACCTAATTTATGATAATATATTTCTTGTGAACGCCACTGCTCATTAAGTTTCTCATAAAAGAATCCTATGCCATTTTCATGCCATACTATATTTCCAGTTGTATTGATAATAGTATCATTTAAAAATTTATGATCACTTAAATTTTTTAGTACAATGGTATACCGCTCTGCACCA
Encoded here:
- a CDS encoding hypothetical protein (Carbon storage regulator homolog) codes for the protein MLYITRKIGEAIIINNEIEIKIIEIKGKTIKLGCSFPSETAILRKEIYDKIMQENISASCTILDEDIEQ
- a CDS encoding Flagellar basal body rod protein FlgB — translated: MNFYGTRHQVLSDNISRVNMPKEKAFDLPSLTSATMHKKLPMMVTETGHMAGNKSSQNFKIIPMPDAQELTMNGNNINLEQQTTKLAENSTDYTLVANMYKRIKALRKLPFSSNV
- the flgC gene encoding Flagellar basal-body rod protein FlgC is translated as MRKLYHLILLILFPNILFAADPLLTSIQVSASALKAQSARLKVIAQNIANEESTSTTQGKNPYRRKTIEFKSKFDRQLNASKVVVSKYGHDYSDFKKIFNPSHPAADRDGYVLYPNVSKIIENADAKEAQRSYEANLGTIEISKSMVDKTLDILR
- a CDS encoding Flagellar hook-basal body protein FliE; translated protein: MTANFINATTAYNKISAIKPSLSPMNSELPNTNKEFNQIFQSTLNNHNKIVKEGIIPSAILYSSNTSNNDGIMTSLISVFDNLRHKLEKSEKVTNKAALKKANLTDLVTTVSEAELQLQEIVYIRDKLVGIYKEIMSMQI
- the fliQ gene encoding Flagellar biosynthetic protein FliQ, with product METNLLLDISKEAMFVLLKVSLPVLIIPLIVGLIVSLFQALTQIQENALAFVPKIIAVAFSLIIFMPYILENLQTLVLHINQLIITTS
- a CDS encoding Transposase, which codes for MAYSLDLRKKVIHYVNKGYTREEAARIFGIGERTIYRWLSRSKSGNLAATRAAKPWKKLDPIKLLNEVSKNSNWLLSDFAKVFNVSTAAICLAFKTLGITRKKRPHSIVNGMKQNGNYFWQLSQTIKRKI
- a CDS encoding Major Facilitator Superfamily protein; translated protein: MMHDLMNQFNISTTVFGQFSGIYYIGYALMHLPIAFLLDRYGTKLVMTICILLTVIGLLPIIFTNNWTLLLLGRVIIGIGSSAAILGILKIVRLAFDEKMFTSMLSAAVVIGLIGGIYGNGPILYMCSALGYKAVIEIFALIGIILAFITYILIPKEKPYTKEQSIIDNIKSIFANYKVVAICCCGGLMIGPLEGFSDAWGNAFLTNIYNLEASTTSYLLSMIFIGMFVGLPLLSYIADKTQSYLASSITAGACMLAVFGAILSKSLSVNGIAIGLLLVGACSAYQSLIIYKASTYVTEHLKGLTNGIANMIMMSFGYGFHSCIGAVTNMYSASSHNLIYGVSIIPIALFIGVIGLLLLALQERRILVASSVS
- the rplT gene encoding Ribosomal protein L20, producing MARVKRGVTKSARHKKILKLAKGYRGRSKNCYRIAIEKVEKALRYAYRDRRNRKRDFRALWIQRINAAVREYGLVYSRFIDGINKSGITMDRKVLADLAVREPEAFKSVVEQAKAAL
- the rpmI gene encoding Ribosomal protein L35 gives rise to the protein MPKMKTKSGVKKRFSLTASGKVRSAQAGKRHGMVKRSKRHIRNQRGTTILCASDAAIIKNNFIPYGG
- the hopD2 gene encoding Effector protein hopD2 — its product is MTFIKKSDARELILSSKNLAQGLPEKFRYIDNVSASAQFSYESLLALKKYYKNKKFIIIDLRQETHLFINGQAVHVKTKCNWGNINKTLEEIVNQENKLVEEIKQFNTITLYKQDTEEAIKFPIYSVHTEKQLVESLGIEYVRLPVLDHKHPSSDVVEKFVKLVKNSKSIIHFHCAAGKGRSTTFLAMYDIVHNAVLKSYNQIIETQLLNHGSNLIVPGIKYYLQDEGCFDMNDFLARTRFLKNFYKKYSHIL
- the ptrB gene encoding Protease 2, with amino-acid sequence MDYDQGYLMAINNITEQQVIAKFAQEENKIFPPIPKKIPHIYNYHNEKVVDNYYWLRDANWPDVSNSRILNYIEQENLYTSYVMKPYKKREDSLFEEITSRIKLDDVSVAVKKDNYFYYSKTEKDSNHSIICRKKETLDAAEEVLLDANELAKGLEYFNLGGAAVTPDHKKLAYSTDIIGAERYTIVLKNLSDHKFLNDTIINTTGNIVWHENGIGFFYEKLNEQWRSQEIYYHKLGTDTTTDKLIFKEEDTRFSVSVGRSSDKEYIFIDTHSADSNETWFIKMNDKTMTPKLILARKDDQLYEVDHGNELFYLRINDHGKNFRLITNNNTDFKQNTWQELIPFNPKIYLTGFALYKGYVAIEFIQEGLDQIKIIDMHTRNEKAIAFKDPTYDAGIMFTTYDATALRYGYSSLNTPSSVMEYDFATDSITVLKEQEVLGGYNKDLYKSERIFAVAQDGTKIPISLVYKKELFKKDGSNPLYLYGYGSYGISISPNFSTQRLSLLDRGFVYAIAHIRGGDDMGYDWYEAGKLLNKKNSFSDFIDVTEHLIKHNYSHKQNIVIAGGSAGGMLMGVCANEWPDLYKAVIMHVPFVDVLNTMYDENLPLTPGEFKEWGNPKDLAYYEYIKSYSPYDNVKTQSYPAMYVTCGISDPRVTYWEAAKWVAKLREMKQDTNLLLLETKMDAGHKGASGRFGYYRDVAKEYNFILKIFGIE